One stretch of Argiope bruennichi chromosome 3, qqArgBrue1.1, whole genome shotgun sequence DNA includes these proteins:
- the LOC129962513 gene encoding uncharacterized protein LOC129962513 isoform X1 translates to MHQMSFRRSEIGNQRPLTPNPHEGIPQQFQRIQSNRMMLDLRQQVQWQNKIIRELKIERDRLTKELASRLFFVEAQLRREQKHIESLLNEKDQYIHFQDLQIESLKSLLSQVDLDFRHNQDCSHRSRSASTNASGRRSKMSAPPLSKRYSVAIDEYMKDNGIVSRALPVVVQMDANKEKKECSSQQKIHSRCIRTLSLPDLHRNKVATTERIGPDQCYGPYNGFGGEHALSQDVIDELAARRWASDCDSEHSDSLDSGISSPSITSRSLHLDEIPHPVLPDDRSVKSDNIPTRRGCAISNFLNRKFSFSSTQLEKIKDRDDNGENRCNNTLTASRRHNSFSEIKTKDFQEACKEITVQKVMEEQKPRKFISSANRTFGTNHRSVTKPRDIKFRKLFKFRRRAEPTEQEVIHCEDYMTV, encoded by the coding sequence atgaGTTTTAGAAGATCCGAAATCGGCAACCAGAGGCCACTGACTCCGAATCCCCACGAAGGGATTCCGCAGCAGTTTCAAAGGATTCAAAGTAATCGCATGATGCTGGATTTGAGACAGCAGGTGCAGTGGCAAAACAAAATCATTCGAGAGCTGAAAATCGAGCGTGACCGGCTAACCAAAGAGCTAGCCTCACGCCTGTTCTTCGTGGAAGCTCAGCTTCGAAGGGAACAGAAGCATATCGAGTCTCTTTTGAATGAGAAAGACCAATACATCCACTTTCAAGACCTCCAAATCGAATCTTTAAAGTCCCTGCTTTCTCAAGTAGATCTAGATTTCCGCCACAATCAAGACTGTTCTCACAGATCCCGTTCTGCGTCTACGAATGCTTCTGGAAGACGCTCGAAAATGTCAGCACCACCATTATCCAAGAGGTATTCTGTAGCCATCGACGAGTACATGAAAGACAATGGCATTGTCTCCAGAGCTTTGCCCGTTGTTGTCCAAATGGACgcaaacaaagaaaagaaagaatgctCATCCCAGCAGAAAATTCATTCTCGATGTATCCGCACCTTAAGTTTGCCTGATTTGCACCGGAATAAAGTTGCAACTACAGAGCGCATTGGTCCAGATCAGTGTTATGGACCATATAATGGTTTTGGTGGCGAGCATGCTCTGTCCCAGGATGTCATTGACGAGCTGGCAGCCAGGCGATGGGCATCTGACTGTGACTCTGAGCACTCAGATTCGCTTGATTCGGGGATATCCAGTCCAAGTATCACTTCGAGAAGTTTGCATCTGGATGAGATACCTCATCCGGTCCTACCAGACGATCGCAGTGTCAAATCGGACAATATCCCAACCAGGCGTGGCTGTGCTATAAGCAACTTTCTAAATCGAAAGTTTTCCTTCTCGTCAACCCAATTGGAGAAGATCAAAGATCGCGATGACAATGGTGAAAATCGTTGTAATAACACACTCACGGCAAGCAGAAGGCACAACTCCTTTTCTGAAATTAAGACGAAAGATTTCCAAGAAGCATGCAAAGAGATCACAGTGCAAAAGGTTATGGAGGAACAAAAACCAAGGAAGTTTATTAGTTCTGCTAATAGAACTTTCGGAACCAATCATCGATCTGTTACGAAACCCCGAGACATTAAGTTCAGGAAACTCTTCAAGTTTCGTCGTCGTGCAGAGCCCACTGAACAGGAAGTCATTCATTGTGAAGATTATATGACAGTGTGA
- the LOC129962513 gene encoding uncharacterized protein LOC129962513 isoform X2: protein MMSFRRSEIGNQRPLTPNPHEGIPQQFQRIQSNRMMLDLRQQVQWQNKIIRELKIERDRLTKELASRLFFVEAQLRREQKHIESLLNEKDQYIHFQDLQIESLKSLLSQVDLDFRHNQDCSHRSRSASTNASGRRSKMSAPPLSKRYSVAIDEYMKDNGIVSRALPVVVQMDANKEKKECSSQQKIHSRCIRTLSLPDLHRNKVATTERIGPDQCYGPYNGFGGEHALSQDVIDELAARRWASDCDSEHSDSLDSGISSPSITSRSLHLDEIPHPVLPDDRSVKSDNIPTRRGCAISNFLNRKFSFSSTQLEKIKDRDDNGENRCNNTLTASRRHNSFSEIKTKDFQEACKEITVQKVMEEQKPRKFISSANRTFGTNHRSVTKPRDIKFRKLFKFRRRAEPTEQEVIHCEDYMTV, encoded by the coding sequence atgaGTTTTAGAAGATCCGAAATCGGCAACCAGAGGCCACTGACTCCGAATCCCCACGAAGGGATTCCGCAGCAGTTTCAAAGGATTCAAAGTAATCGCATGATGCTGGATTTGAGACAGCAGGTGCAGTGGCAAAACAAAATCATTCGAGAGCTGAAAATCGAGCGTGACCGGCTAACCAAAGAGCTAGCCTCACGCCTGTTCTTCGTGGAAGCTCAGCTTCGAAGGGAACAGAAGCATATCGAGTCTCTTTTGAATGAGAAAGACCAATACATCCACTTTCAAGACCTCCAAATCGAATCTTTAAAGTCCCTGCTTTCTCAAGTAGATCTAGATTTCCGCCACAATCAAGACTGTTCTCACAGATCCCGTTCTGCGTCTACGAATGCTTCTGGAAGACGCTCGAAAATGTCAGCACCACCATTATCCAAGAGGTATTCTGTAGCCATCGACGAGTACATGAAAGACAATGGCATTGTCTCCAGAGCTTTGCCCGTTGTTGTCCAAATGGACgcaaacaaagaaaagaaagaatgctCATCCCAGCAGAAAATTCATTCTCGATGTATCCGCACCTTAAGTTTGCCTGATTTGCACCGGAATAAAGTTGCAACTACAGAGCGCATTGGTCCAGATCAGTGTTATGGACCATATAATGGTTTTGGTGGCGAGCATGCTCTGTCCCAGGATGTCATTGACGAGCTGGCAGCCAGGCGATGGGCATCTGACTGTGACTCTGAGCACTCAGATTCGCTTGATTCGGGGATATCCAGTCCAAGTATCACTTCGAGAAGTTTGCATCTGGATGAGATACCTCATCCGGTCCTACCAGACGATCGCAGTGTCAAATCGGACAATATCCCAACCAGGCGTGGCTGTGCTATAAGCAACTTTCTAAATCGAAAGTTTTCCTTCTCGTCAACCCAATTGGAGAAGATCAAAGATCGCGATGACAATGGTGAAAATCGTTGTAATAACACACTCACGGCAAGCAGAAGGCACAACTCCTTTTCTGAAATTAAGACGAAAGATTTCCAAGAAGCATGCAAAGAGATCACAGTGCAAAAGGTTATGGAGGAACAAAAACCAAGGAAGTTTATTAGTTCTGCTAATAGAACTTTCGGAACCAATCATCGATCTGTTACGAAACCCCGAGACATTAAGTTCAGGAAACTCTTCAAGTTTCGTCGTCGTGCAGAGCCCACTGAACAGGAAGTCATTCATTGTGAAGATTATATGACAGTGTGA
- the LOC129962513 gene encoding uncharacterized protein LOC129962513 isoform X3: MSFRRSEIGNQRPLTPNPHEGIPQQFQRIQSNRMMLDLRQQVQWQNKIIRELKIERDRLTKELASRLFFVEAQLRREQKHIESLLNEKDQYIHFQDLQIESLKSLLSQVDLDFRHNQDCSHRSRSASTNASGRRSKMSAPPLSKRYSVAIDEYMKDNGIVSRALPVVVQMDANKEKKECSSQQKIHSRCIRTLSLPDLHRNKVATTERIGPDQCYGPYNGFGGEHALSQDVIDELAARRWASDCDSEHSDSLDSGISSPSITSRSLHLDEIPHPVLPDDRSVKSDNIPTRRGCAISNFLNRKFSFSSTQLEKIKDRDDNGENRCNNTLTASRRHNSFSEIKTKDFQEACKEITVQKVMEEQKPRKFISSANRTFGTNHRSVTKPRDIKFRKLFKFRRRAEPTEQEVIHCEDYMTV; encoded by the coding sequence atgaGTTTTAGAAGATCCGAAATCGGCAACCAGAGGCCACTGACTCCGAATCCCCACGAAGGGATTCCGCAGCAGTTTCAAAGGATTCAAAGTAATCGCATGATGCTGGATTTGAGACAGCAGGTGCAGTGGCAAAACAAAATCATTCGAGAGCTGAAAATCGAGCGTGACCGGCTAACCAAAGAGCTAGCCTCACGCCTGTTCTTCGTGGAAGCTCAGCTTCGAAGGGAACAGAAGCATATCGAGTCTCTTTTGAATGAGAAAGACCAATACATCCACTTTCAAGACCTCCAAATCGAATCTTTAAAGTCCCTGCTTTCTCAAGTAGATCTAGATTTCCGCCACAATCAAGACTGTTCTCACAGATCCCGTTCTGCGTCTACGAATGCTTCTGGAAGACGCTCGAAAATGTCAGCACCACCATTATCCAAGAGGTATTCTGTAGCCATCGACGAGTACATGAAAGACAATGGCATTGTCTCCAGAGCTTTGCCCGTTGTTGTCCAAATGGACgcaaacaaagaaaagaaagaatgctCATCCCAGCAGAAAATTCATTCTCGATGTATCCGCACCTTAAGTTTGCCTGATTTGCACCGGAATAAAGTTGCAACTACAGAGCGCATTGGTCCAGATCAGTGTTATGGACCATATAATGGTTTTGGTGGCGAGCATGCTCTGTCCCAGGATGTCATTGACGAGCTGGCAGCCAGGCGATGGGCATCTGACTGTGACTCTGAGCACTCAGATTCGCTTGATTCGGGGATATCCAGTCCAAGTATCACTTCGAGAAGTTTGCATCTGGATGAGATACCTCATCCGGTCCTACCAGACGATCGCAGTGTCAAATCGGACAATATCCCAACCAGGCGTGGCTGTGCTATAAGCAACTTTCTAAATCGAAAGTTTTCCTTCTCGTCAACCCAATTGGAGAAGATCAAAGATCGCGATGACAATGGTGAAAATCGTTGTAATAACACACTCACGGCAAGCAGAAGGCACAACTCCTTTTCTGAAATTAAGACGAAAGATTTCCAAGAAGCATGCAAAGAGATCACAGTGCAAAAGGTTATGGAGGAACAAAAACCAAGGAAGTTTATTAGTTCTGCTAATAGAACTTTCGGAACCAATCATCGATCTGTTACGAAACCCCGAGACATTAAGTTCAGGAAACTCTTCAAGTTTCGTCGTCGTGCAGAGCCCACTGAACAGGAAGTCATTCATTGTGAAGATTATATGACAGTGTGA